From a region of the Cognatiyoonia koreensis genome:
- a CDS encoding carbohydrate ABC transporter permease: MNARILPYVLILPVTLFLCLFFLYPFILVAQQAFGSSDGWSLDNFREVVSYWKFPISLRNTLLLAAAVVPIQLALALLMATMVSRMGKGRDLVLYVWTIPLGISDLAAGIIWLAIFEQSGFLNSMLAGLGAIDKPVNFLSYQNPWIVFLAIALAEIWRATAIMLVILVAGIGLIPKEYYEAADVFGASRWKQFTRITLPLLRPSLQTALVLRVILAFEIFAVVAALGGTLFPVLMGETYAYQFDLLNSGAAAAMALIILGISIGFTLIILRILRVPKGASI; encoded by the coding sequence ATGAACGCTCGCATATTGCCATATGTGTTGATCCTGCCGGTCACGCTCTTTTTGTGCCTGTTCTTTCTCTACCCGTTCATTCTGGTCGCCCAGCAGGCCTTCGGGTCGTCTGACGGCTGGTCGCTCGATAACTTCCGCGAAGTTGTCAGCTATTGGAAATTCCCGATTTCATTGCGGAATACGCTGTTGCTGGCTGCCGCCGTCGTGCCGATCCAGCTTGCACTTGCACTGTTGATGGCAACGATGGTCAGTCGGATGGGAAAGGGCCGCGATCTGGTGCTTTATGTGTGGACCATCCCGCTGGGTATTTCGGACCTTGCCGCCGGGATCATCTGGCTGGCCATTTTCGAACAGTCAGGATTTCTCAACTCCATGCTGGCCGGCCTCGGCGCAATCGACAAACCGGTCAATTTCCTTAGCTACCAGAACCCGTGGATCGTCTTTCTCGCCATCGCATTGGCCGAAATCTGGCGCGCAACGGCAATCATGCTCGTCATCCTTGTTGCTGGAATCGGACTGATCCCCAAGGAATACTATGAAGCCGCCGACGTTTTCGGGGCCTCACGCTGGAAACAATTCACGCGGATCACGCTGCCCTTGCTGCGCCCCAGCCTGCAAACGGCCCTTGTGCTGCGCGTCATCCTCGCCTTTGAAATCTTTGCCGTAGTCGCAGCACTTGGCGGCACACTATTCCCAGTTCTGATGGGGGAAACATATGCCTACCAGTTTGACCTGCTTAACAGCGGTGCAGCCGCCGCCATGGCCTTGATCATCCTTGGCATTTCGATCGGCTTCACCCTGATCATACTGCGCATCCTTCGGGTCCCGAAAGGAGCATCGATATGA
- a CDS encoding ABC transporter substrate-binding protein, with protein MTLLSKFAGAASGLALSCVAVAAQADVLFWSTQAKPVEEAQAMREQVLSGFADGVDYQPNDGGPWITRLNAELEAGTGTIGVLGALHGDYSAMDPENLVDLSDLGAAASSDTFNNLAMLGTDQMQYIPWMQASYIMAANKEALQYLPEGADIDALSYDELIAWAANVHEATGEAKFGFPAGPDGLKHRFFQGYLYPSYTDGVVRTFASDEAVVAWEKFAELWAHTNPASTNFSFMQEQLLSGDAWIVFDHTSRLAGAFNERPDDFVAFPAPAGPAGRGFMPVLAGVAIPKTAPDMDAAKALVSYMLQPETQLATLRATSFFPVVDVELPDDLPPSVQAAGAAIAKMSGAPDANPGLLPAGLGDKGGDFNRVFVDSFERIILGGQDIRTVLDDQKETLAAIMNETGAPCWAPDAPSDGACPVE; from the coding sequence ATGACCCTACTTTCCAAATTCGCTGGCGCCGCTTCTGGTCTCGCCCTGTCCTGCGTTGCCGTTGCCGCGCAGGCCGATGTTCTTTTCTGGTCAACACAGGCCAAACCCGTTGAAGAGGCTCAAGCCATGCGCGAGCAGGTTCTGTCCGGCTTCGCCGACGGCGTTGACTATCAACCCAATGACGGTGGCCCGTGGATTACCCGCCTGAACGCTGAGCTGGAGGCAGGCACAGGCACAATCGGTGTCCTGGGCGCGTTGCACGGCGACTATTCCGCGATGGACCCTGAAAATCTGGTCGATTTGTCTGATCTCGGCGCTGCGGCGAGCAGCGATACATTCAACAACCTTGCGATGCTCGGCACAGATCAGATGCAATATATCCCCTGGATGCAGGCTAGCTATATCATGGCTGCAAATAAGGAAGCCCTGCAGTATTTGCCCGAAGGCGCGGACATCGACGCTCTGTCATATGACGAACTGATCGCATGGGCTGCAAACGTTCACGAAGCAACCGGCGAGGCCAAGTTCGGCTTCCCAGCGGGTCCGGATGGTCTGAAACATCGCTTCTTCCAAGGCTATCTCTATCCGTCCTACACCGATGGTGTGGTACGTACGTTTGCGTCTGACGAAGCCGTCGTCGCATGGGAAAAGTTTGCCGAACTGTGGGCACATACAAACCCCGCATCGACCAACTTCTCGTTCATGCAGGAACAGCTGTTGTCCGGTGATGCGTGGATCGTCTTCGATCACACTTCGCGCTTGGCCGGCGCATTCAATGAGCGTCCGGACGACTTTGTGGCCTTCCCTGCCCCGGCGGGCCCAGCAGGTCGCGGCTTCATGCCGGTGCTTGCCGGTGTCGCCATTCCAAAAACAGCGCCTGATATGGATGCTGCCAAAGCGCTGGTGAGCTATATGCTGCAGCCAGAAACGCAGCTCGCGACGCTGCGCGCCACCAGCTTCTTCCCGGTCGTGGACGTCGAACTTCCTGACGATCTGCCGCCTTCGGTACAGGCTGCCGGTGCAGCCATTGCCAAGATGAGCGGTGCCCCCGATGCAAACCCCGGGCTGCTGCCTGCGGGACTGGGTGACAAGGGCGGTGATTTCAACCGCGTCTTCGTCGACAGCTTCGAGCGGATCATTCTGGGCGGTCAGGACATCCGCACGGTACTTGACGACCAGAAAGAAACGCTTGCCGCGATCATGAACGAAACAGGCGCGCCTTGCTGGGCACCTGATGCACCTTCCGATGGTGCCTGCCCTGTCGAGTAA